Below is a window of Kiloniellales bacterium DNA.
CTGCTGCGCCGGGCAGGACATCTACGACGCCCGCCGGGTCGCCGACCAGCTCGAAATGCCGCACTACGTCCTGGACTACGAGAGCCGTTTTCGGAACAGCGTGATCGAGGACTTCGCCGACAGCTACCTGCGCGGCGAGACGCCGATCCCCTGCGTGCGCTGCAACCAGACCGTCAAGTTCCGCGACCTTCTGGCGACCGCCCGCGAGCTCGAGGCCGATGCCCTGGCGACCGGGCACTACGTGCGCCGGGTCGGCGGCCCCGCCGGGCCGGAGCTGCACCGCGCCGCCGAGGTCGAGCGCGACCAGAGCTACTTTCTCTTCGCCACCACCCGGGCGCAGCTCGACTTCCTGCGCTTCCCGCTCGGCGGCCTGCCCAAGGCCGAGACCCGGCGGATCGCCCAGCGCCTGGGCCTCAAGGTGGCCGAGAAGCCGGACAGCCAGGACATCTGCTTCGTGCCCACGGGCTCCTACGCCCGGGTGGTCGAGCGGCTGCGCCCCGGGGCCGCCGAGCCGGGCGAGATCGTCGACCTCGACGGCCGGGTCCTGGGCCGCCACGAGGGCATCATCAACTTCACCGTCGGCCAGCGCCGGGGCATCGGCATCGGCGGCACCGCCGAGCCGCTCTTCGTCGTCCGGCTGGAGCCCGAGGCCCGCCGCGTCGTGGTCGGGCCCAGGTCCGCGCTCGGCCGCGACCTCGTGCGCCTGACCGAGGTCAACTGGCTCGACGCCGAGCCTTTGCCGGCCGAGGGGCGGGCGGTCGCGGTCAAGCTGCGCTCGGCCAGCGCGCCGGCGCCGGCCCGGGTTGTCC
It encodes the following:
- the mnmA gene encoding tRNA 2-thiouridine(34) synthase MnmA, which gives rise to MNDLGIDKAPAETRVVVAMSGGVDSSVTAALLAERGYDVLGITLQLYDHGQALNRKGACCAGQDIYDARRVADQLEMPHYVLDYESRFRNSVIEDFADSYLRGETPIPCVRCNQTVKFRDLLATARELEADALATGHYVRRVGGPAGPELHRAAEVERDQSYFLFATTRAQLDFLRFPLGGLPKAETRRIAQRLGLKVAEKPDSQDICFVPTGSYARVVERLRPGAAEPGEIVDLDGRVLGRHEGIINFTVGQRRGIGIGGTAEPLFVVRLEPEARRVVVGPRSALGRDLVRLTEVNWLDAEPLPAEGRAVAVKLRSASAPAPARVVPASEGGAELRLEAPQYGVSPGQAAVFYEGPRVLGGGWITGAERCAAA